One stretch of Pelmatolapia mariae isolate MD_Pm_ZW linkage group LG3_W, Pm_UMD_F_2, whole genome shotgun sequence DNA includes these proteins:
- the LOC134624339 gene encoding uncharacterized protein LOC134624339: MKTAPVALLPGVCVLLLSALTVSAVSLSVSPNLQQVFSGSSPVSLSCDDGWTVRRTRGNQTDDCGAAADFRRLNESLCVQDLQTTFTGIYWCETSSGQKSDEVTISVSEKGVILEIPALPVIKGSNLTLRCRLSNGDTVAAYFFYSGRRLVSGHKEHTIFNVQQSNEGFYWCATDLSGPSAHSYLRVRDPPKTSVRSSVHSRETMSPIPSLPPPPTNCSSPRPPPAPSSCAPVLRLLSHLLAFCIYSITTGLLLSICLDRLATRRSGNRLPVSVEMTHCIEQNYEAVVDITAERALYEDSEYSE; this comes from the exons ATGAAGACTGCACCTGTGGCTCTGCTCCCCG gtgtgtgtgtgctgctgctgtctgcactgaccgtttctgcag tgtctctgtctgtcagtccaaaccttcagcaggtcttcagtgGATCCTCTCcagtgtctctgagctgtgatgaTGGATGGACGGTGAGGAGGACCAGAGGAAACCAGACTGATGATTGTGGAGCAGCGGCAGACTTCAGGAGACTTAATGAGTCCTTGTGTGTTCAGGACTTGCAAACAACCTTCACAGGAATTTACTGGTGTGAAACCAGTTCTGGGCAGAAGAGTGATGAAGTCACCATCAGTGTTTCAG AAAAAGGAGTGATCCTGGAGATCCCGGCACTTCCTGTGATAAAAGGAAGTAATCTCACTCTGCGTTGCAGGCTCAGCAATGGTGACACGGTGGCAGCTTACTTCTTCTACAGTGGACGTCGTCTTGTATCTGGACATAAAGAGCACACCATCTTCAACGTGCAGCAGTCTAATGAGGGTTTCTACTGGTGTGCTACTGATCTGAGTGGACCATCTGCTCATAGCTAcctgagggtcagag ATCCCCCGAAGACCTCCGTCAGATCATCTGTCCATTCTCGTGAAACCATGTCCCCCATTCCCTCTCTTCCCCCTCCTCCCACCAACTGTTCCTCACCTcgtcctcctcctgctccttctTCTTGTGCGCCTGTGTTGAGACTCCTCTCCCACCTGCTGGCCTTTTGTATTTACTCCATCACCACCGGCCTGCTGCTGTCCATCTGCTTGGACCGGCTGGCCACCAGGCGCTCAG GAAACAGACTTCCCGTCTCCGTGGAGATGACCCACTGCATTGAACAAAACTACGAGGCGGTGGTTGACATCACGGCTGAGCGCGCGCTCTACGAGGACTCTGAATACTCTGAATGA